From a single Ischnura elegans chromosome 7, ioIscEleg1.1, whole genome shotgun sequence genomic region:
- the LOC124162424 gene encoding uncharacterized protein LOC124162424 — protein sequence MEIVVPWKSQDEWKVVGELVYIDDIEKRRKAYEVLRSWKSRCLKLPAGAECTFIILEALLVEDEMNHVPEIQRCNVLPSCYAMALTRFLNLAGSFEKVKTYFSLYRIARSLNLPEWIVNLRHQSSHGHELPSLVVLKAGVALALNWLDIEYWKTGRSWRKYCSSDSEPEKLKKSFSLLVVAYQDLMKLQISSAERLAEEHCNLDSIMEACRGDDKNVCFIESGSMEDVPSTVSECLAVIIGKLQDMFKAAERGSVDAGLLLDHFLLESLFLPAEDELFLYSDDLNRNMIPLEIIIAWRAFLEDVILKAGLLPSLMKKLVDFKSRQEMQQKWASVWVKYLASFLTSAQDSRRTLEQKKKKGNLNQQPAKRRSLVSKRKDKESPSTVTFDAKFLPENAEFSTLIEDVVRNPRMLTLVYIRELLKLYERPLSEVKADLLVKAIEIQSRVNEGSELMEVTYGSIKDKEIEEFCLNKLSEESTSIIDPGTDGIFESSDSSDVWENLPLGVYPEYCKHSRVKGPLLEFENDVEYLSE from the exons ATGGAAATTGTAGTCCCTTGGAAATCCCA AGATGAGTGGAAGGTGGTCGGTGAACTTGTGTACATCGATGATATTGAGAAACGGAGAAAGGCGTATGAAGTGTTAAGGAGCTGGAAGTCGAG GTGTTTAAAGCTTCCTGCTGGAGCAGAATGCACCTTTATCATTTTGGAGGCCCTTCTTGTAGAGGATGAGATGAATCATGTTCCAGAAATTCAGAGATGCAACGTATTGCCATCATGTTATGCTATGGCTCTCACCCG gttctTGAATCTTGCTGGTAGCTTTGAGAAAGTGAAAACATACTTTTCCCTCTATCGAATTGCTCGCAGTTTGAATTTGCCGGAGTGGATTGTCAACCTAAGACATCAATCTTCCCATGGGCATGAGCTGCCATCCCTGGTAGTACTAAAGGCTGGTGTAGCATTAGCCTTGAATTGGTTGGAT aTAGAATATTGGAAGACTGGGCGCTCATGGAGAAAATATTGCTCATCTGATTCTGAaccggaaaaattaaaaaaaagcttttcattgTTAGTAGTAGCCTATCAAGACCTAATGAAACTTCAAATTTCTTCTGCTGAAAGACTTGCTGAGGAGCATTGCAATTTAGATTCTATCATGGAAGCATGTCGTGGCGATGATAAAAATGTGTGCTTTATTGAGAGTGGCTCCATGGAGGATGTTCCCAGCACTGTGAGTGAGTGTCTTGCTGTCATCATTGGCAAGCTACAGGATATGTTCAAAGCTGCCGAGAGGGGATCTGTTGATGCTGGGCTGTTGCTGGACCATTTTCTTTTGGAGTCCCTGTTTTTACCTGCTGAAGATGAATTATTCCTGTATTCTG atGACCTAAATAGGAATATGATTCCCCTGGAAATTATTATAGCATGGCGTGCTTTTCTTGAAGATGTGATACTCAAAGCTGGGCTCCTACCATCTCTTATGAAAAAATTAGTTGACTTCAAGTCTAGACAAGAAATGCAACAGAAGTGGGCTTCTGTGTGGGTCAAGTACCTAGCCAGTTTCCTCACTAGTGCTCAGGACTCCAGAAGGACGTTGGagcagaagaagaaaaaaggCAACTTAAATCAGCAACCCGCTAAGAGGAGAAGTCTTGTATCCAAAAGAAAAGACAAGGAATCACCAAGTACTGTTACCTTTGATGCCAAATTCCTGCCTGAGAATGCAGAGTTCAGTACCCTGATTGAAGATGTTGTTAGGAATCCCAGGATGTTAACACTGGTATATATAAGAGA GTTGTTGAAATTGTATGAGAGACCTCTTTCAGAAGTGAAAGCAGACTTGCTTGTGAAAGCCATTGAAATACAATCGCGGGTTAATGAAGGTTCAGAGTTAATGGAAGTGACTTATGGTTCCATTAAAGACAAGGAGATTGAAGAATTCTGCTTAAAT aagCTTTCGGAGGAGAGTACCAGTATTATTGATCCAGGAACTGATGGAATTTTTGAAAGCTCTG ATTCATCAGATGTCTGGGAAAATTTACCATTGGGCGTTTATCCAGAATATTGCAAGCACTCCAGAGTTAAAGGACCTTTGCTTGAGTTCGAAAATGATGTGGAATACCTAAGTGAATGA